In Magnetospirillum sp. XM-1, a single window of DNA contains:
- a CDS encoding DUF2800 domain-containing protein — protein sequence MTEHGPKLHATLGASSCYRWWECPGSVRLTANLKDEGSDFAAEGTAAHALGEDCLTHGRSPDEFLGSWICSETEVIAPKKPDALALKKFRWFEVTDEMIEAVQIYVDAVRADFNPDDGDILMVEQKFDLGVNFTQMFGTADAVIYKSGARSLHVFDLKYGRGVPVEARTGSGTGIESVNRQALYYALGATLALPPGKPVTSVEVVIVQPRAPHKDGPVRRATVDAYELLEWRSDVLAAARRTLEPDAPLAAGSWCKFCGAAGFCPKLREQSLENAMSEFSDDLSELTPDEIARILNAAEDVENWIKAVRAYAYQRLEQGDAVPGWKLVPKRATRKWAEDEETTAEALRLLGLDDGDLFKKSLLTPAQVEKLMSKDDREALAALTVKESSGSTMARESDERGSVPGRRNAQDEFND from the coding sequence ATGACCGAGCACGGCCCCAAGCTGCACGCCACGCTGGGCGCGTCGTCGTGCTATCGGTGGTGGGAATGCCCCGGCTCCGTCCGGCTGACCGCCAACCTCAAGGACGAGGGGTCCGACTTCGCCGCCGAAGGCACCGCCGCCCATGCTCTGGGCGAGGACTGCCTGACCCACGGACGAAGCCCGGACGAGTTCCTGGGGAGCTGGATTTGCTCCGAGACGGAAGTCATCGCACCCAAGAAGCCGGACGCCCTCGCGCTCAAGAAGTTCCGTTGGTTTGAAGTGACCGACGAGATGATTGAGGCCGTCCAAATCTACGTGGACGCCGTCCGGGCGGACTTCAATCCGGACGACGGCGACATCCTGATGGTCGAGCAGAAGTTCGATCTGGGGGTGAACTTCACCCAGATGTTCGGCACCGCCGACGCCGTCATCTATAAGAGCGGGGCCCGGTCGCTGCACGTCTTCGACCTCAAGTACGGGCGCGGCGTGCCTGTGGAGGCCCGGACCGGGTCCGGCACGGGTATCGAGAGCGTCAACCGCCAAGCCCTCTATTACGCGCTGGGGGCCACCCTGGCGCTGCCGCCCGGCAAGCCCGTGACCTCCGTCGAGGTGGTCATCGTGCAGCCGCGTGCGCCCCACAAGGACGGCCCGGTGCGCCGCGCCACCGTGGACGCCTACGAGCTGCTGGAGTGGCGGTCGGATGTGCTGGCGGCGGCCCGGCGGACCCTGGAGCCCGACGCGCCGTTGGCCGCCGGCTCCTGGTGCAAGTTCTGCGGAGCGGCGGGTTTCTGCCCCAAGCTCCGGGAGCAGTCCCTGGAAAACGCGATGTCCGAGTTTTCGGATGATTTGTCCGAGTTGACGCCGGACGAAATCGCACGTATTTTGAATGCAGCCGAGGATGTTGAGAACTGGATCAAGGCGGTGAGGGCCTACGCCTATCAGCGCCTGGAGCAGGGGGACGCGGTCCCCGGCTGGAAGTTGGTGCCGAAGCGCGCCACGCGGAAGTGGGCCGAAGATGAAGAGACCACCGCCGAGGCGCTTCGACTGCTGGGGCTGGACGACGGGGACTTGTTCAAGAAGTCCCTCCTGACGCCGGCCCAGGTGGAGAAGCTGATGTCCAAGGATGACCGGGAGGCGCTGGCCGCGCTGACCGTGAAGGAAAGCAGCGGCAGCACTATGGCCCGTGAAAGCGACGAGCGGGGGTCGGTCCCCGGACGCCGCAACGCGCAAGACGAGTTCAACGACTGA
- a CDS encoding NUMOD4 domain-containing protein → MSANEEEWVTIPGYEGYYEFSSKGRCRALRRTIKHPNGVTRIMPQKMLKRGRAGRYKTPLYRLCKGGVSRCVYVTTLWRLTFGAPLEEVSPWK, encoded by the coding sequence ATGAGCGCGAACGAGGAAGAGTGGGTGACGATCCCAGGCTACGAGGGCTACTACGAGTTCTCGTCCAAGGGCCGGTGCCGAGCCCTCCGTCGCACCATCAAGCACCCCAACGGCGTCACCCGCATCATGCCGCAGAAGATGCTCAAGCGGGGCCGCGCCGGACGCTATAAGACGCCCCTCTACCGCCTGTGCAAGGGCGGGGTGTCGCGCTGCGTCTACGTGACCACCTTGTGGCGGCTGACCTTTGGGGCGCCGCTGGAAGAGGTGTCGCCGTGGAAGTGA
- a CDS encoding ssDNA-binding protein, with translation MSKPSNAKDTTFKTPRARLSYPHLVEAVANDDGVEWYSCVLIFDPEAQKTAEFQAIKEAIKTVAQEDWTKKFGGEKPEGYRMLIRSAESKMKGGEYDPAVPKGSVFIQVKTKTRPSVVSSKKGPDGRPLKIDDANVADEMYAGCYVRATLSYPYAYEVKGNKGIGMFLNNMQKLGEGERLGGRKDARDDFDPVEGEEVATGGEEVWN, from the coding sequence ATGAGCAAGCCGAGCAACGCTAAGGACACGACCTTCAAGACCCCCCGCGCCCGTCTGAGCTACCCGCACCTCGTTGAGGCGGTGGCCAATGACGACGGTGTCGAGTGGTATTCCTGCGTCCTGATCTTCGACCCGGAGGCCCAGAAGACCGCCGAGTTCCAGGCGATCAAGGAAGCCATCAAGACCGTGGCCCAGGAAGACTGGACCAAGAAGTTTGGCGGCGAGAAGCCGGAAGGCTATCGGATGCTGATCCGGTCCGCCGAGAGCAAGATGAAGGGCGGCGAATACGACCCCGCCGTGCCGAAAGGCTCCGTCTTCATCCAGGTTAAGACCAAGACCCGTCCGTCCGTGGTGTCCAGCAAGAAGGGCCCGGACGGTCGCCCCCTCAAGATCGACGACGCCAACGTGGCGGACGAGATGTACGCGGGCTGCTACGTCCGCGCCACCCTGTCCTACCCCTACGCCTACGAGGTCAAGGGCAACAAGGGCATCGGCATGTTCCTCAATAACATGCAGAAGCTGGGCGAGGGTGAGCGTCTGGGTGGCCGTAAGGACGCCCGCGACGACTTCGACCCGGTCGAGGGCGAGGAAGTCGCCACCGGCGGCGAAGAAGTCTGGAACTAA